The following DNA comes from Bombus pascuorum chromosome 3, iyBomPasc1.1, whole genome shotgun sequence.
TGGTCACCTCCTTCCGAATCTTCTTCAGGAACTCCCCGAACACTCCGTGCCCGGTGAGCACCTGGGTCAGCCTGTAGGTCAGCGGAACGCCCCGCGCTTCCTTCCACCTGTCCCAGACGGGCAGAACCGCGTCTACCGCGCGGTGGGACGTCTTCCTCGCCTCCTTCTCCAGTAGGAGCCGCCATCTCTCCCATGTCTCCTCTTCTATCTCCTTCCTCACCTGCAGAGGGTCTTCGTCTCGATCCCCGTCCCTGACTCTCGTGGCTCCGTACACCTTTTGAAGGGCCAGGGCTTGCAACGCGTATGGAGGGGATGCCGCCAGGACGGTCGCGGACGCGTGCGACACCGTCCTGTACCCTCTCGCTATCCTCAGAGCGGTGGTACGTTGAACCGCCCGCAGGAGTGTCTGACTTCGCCTGCTCGCGGCCAGATCCCTCGCCCAGATGGGCGCACCGTACATCGCTCGGGCTCTGACCACCCCGTCGTACAGCCTGCGCACCGCTCTCCCGGCGCCTCCGATGTTCGGGAGGATGCCGCATAGGGCGTTGGCCGCTGCCGCCACCTTTGGGGCGAGGCTCTCGAAGTGGGGCTCGAACGACCATTGGTCGTCGATGATGAGGCCCAGGTACCTCAGTTGGCTCCCCACCCGGACCCCTACCCCGTCCACGTCGATCGTCAGTCCATCCGGGGGCGGTCCTCTGCGTCTTCCGTCGTAGAACCCGAGCGCCTCCGTCTTGGCCGGAGCGACCTTCAGCCCCAGTTCTCCGATGGCCCTCGCCGCTCGCCGGGTGGCCTCCGTGGCAACCTCCGCCGTCTCGTACCACCAGCGCCCTCCTGCCACGACCAGGGTGTCGTCCGCGTAGCAAATCAGTCCCGTGCTTCCGGGCATCGGGGTGCGGAGCACGTAGTCGTAGGCGGTTATCCACAGCATCGGTCCCAGGACCGAGCCCTGCGGCACTCCGCGCTCCACcgctcttctctcctctccctCCGTGGATCTGTACGTTATCCACCTCTCCCGGAGGTATGCCCCGATTATCCTCCGGAGGTACCCCGGGACCTCGAAGAATCGCAGGGCCTCTCTGATCTTGCTCCACGGGATCGAGTTGAAGGCGTTGGTGATGTCCAGGGAGACCGCTATCGCGATCCCTTCTCGAGCCACCACTCTCTCCACCCCCTCTCTCAATCTGCGGATCGCGTCGATGGTGGACCTCCCGCGACGGAACCCGAACTGGTTGTCGTGCCAGCCTGGTACCCTGGACTCCATGTGCGCCCCCAGACGGGAGGCGATTACTCTCTCGAAGAGCTTGCCCACCTCGTCCAGGAGGCATATCGGCCTGTACGCCGATGGGGACTCCGGCGGTCGACCCTCCTTCCTCAGCAGCACCAGCCTCGCCACCTTCCACGCCCGGGGGTATGCGCCTTCCCTCAGGCACCTGTTGTACAGATGCAGCAGGCGGGGGGCCATGATGTCCATGGTCTCCGCCCACACCCGCCCGGGGATTCCGTCCGGCCCCGGCGCCACGTCCTTGGCAGCCATCTTCTTGGTGGCTGCTTCCAGTTCCTCCCTCGTTATGTGCGCTCCGGGTTGATCCGTCGCCGGTCCGCCGCCGCCGCTCCGAGTGCATCCCCTCTCCTCCGGGGGGGCCTGTTCCGTATCCTCGCGGCGCCTCGGGgagtcttcctcctcttcgcctccttcttcttccggtCGTGGGAACAGCGTGTCGATCACCCGTGCTAGTAGTTCCCGATCCATGTTCTCGGTTATCGGGGGAGCCGCCGGCCTGAGTTTCTTCAGCACCGTCTTGTACGGTCTTCCCCATGGATCGGATTCCACGGATTCCAACAGCCGTTTCCACGACGCCTCTTTCGCTTCCTTTATGGCCCTTTGCAGGGCCATTCTGGCCTCTCTGTGGGCCCTGTACCTCTCGAGGATCTCCTCTTCGTTGCGGTTCCGCCCTCTTCTTCTCGCCCTGGCGAGCAGCCTGCGGGCTCTGTGGCAGTCGTCTCGCAGGTCCGCGATCTCCCGCGACCACCAGTAGACGCTGCTGTTGTCGCGCCTAGACCCGGCGCTGGTTCGCGGCATGGAGGCGTCGCAGGCTCTCCTCATCCATTCTCCCAATTCCTGCGCCTCCCCGTCCACGTTGCCTCGGTTCTTGTTCCTCTTCGCGTCCCAGCACCAAGCCGCTACGGTGGCCGTTGCCCGAAGCATGTCCCCGTCCCTCTCCTTCAGTTTCCATCGGCGAGGAGGGGGCAGCCCCGGGCGGCTCGATGTCCTTCCCTCgacgttgttgttgttgtcgcCGCTCGTGCTTCTCTTGGCGGGTTCGATGTCCATTAGCACGTAGAGGTGGTCCGCTAGCGTTTCCATCTCTACGGCCACCCGCCAGTTCCTTATTCTGGGGTGGAGCCTCTGCGTCGCCCACGTCAGATCTATGACCGACGCTCCTCTCCGCCCCACGTATGTGGACTCCGAGCCTCTGTTGACCAGCACGAGACCGAGACCCGCGGCCCAGTCCGCCAGTTCTCTGCCTCTCGTGGTGGTTCTGTCGTTGCCCCACGTCGTGGAGTGGGCGTTGAAGTCCCCCAGTACGAGCACCTGTCGGGGGAGAAGCCTCCTTACGCACTCTCCCATCTCGTCCAGTAGGTCCTCGAACGCCCGGATGTCGCAGTTGGGAGAGATGTATACCCCCACCACCACGAGGTCCGTCCATTCGACCGCCACGAACCCGTTGCCTCTTTCCGCGACTCGCCCGGAGACTCCCGAGGTACACGGCCAAGTGATGGCGACCCATCCGCTTAGATCTCCCGCCCATTGGGGGGATGCGGGGATGTTGTACGGCtccgccaccaccgccacgTCGGTCCCGCTCTCCCGGATGGACTGGTAGAGCAGGTCCTGGGCCCTTCCGGCTCTGCCCAAGTTACACTGGAGGACCCGGAATTTACTCGGTCACCTCCATGGCCTCCCCCGGGCCACTCACTCCGATGGTGCTATCCTTCCCTCCGACTGGTGGGTTGCTCGACAGGCTGGCCTGCTCCGCGGCTCCGGTGACGCCCTTGCTCGTGGTTGTCGCCGTGGCCTCTGCTGCCTTGGCCATCGCCGTTCTCCGCGCCCTTCTCCTTCCGGATGGTCCTACCTCCGGTGGTTTGCACGCCGCGCTTCCCATCCTGTGTTTTGACGGGGCTCCTTTTGCCTCGCAGATGGGGCATCTCGGCGATGCGGCCGTGCAGTTCCTCGCCCTGTGCCCCTCTTCTCCGCACCGGAAACACAGGTGGGTTCTTCTCACCGGGGAGACGCACATCGCCGCCATGTGGCCCACCTCAAGGCATCGGAAACACTGGAGCGGTCTCCTGGGGAGTGCGATCACCTTTGCCCTGGTCCACCCCAGTGTGACCCTCCCCGCTTGAGCCAGTTTACGGGCTCCGGCCACGGGGCACTTGGCGTAGAATATCCCCATGCCGCTTCTAGATGTTCCGGCGCTCCATGCTCTGACGTCGCGGGGCTGGCAGTCCGCCGCCCTGGACAGCTCCTCCAGCAGTTCCTCCTCGTTAAGGGATATGTCGACCCCCACCAATTTGATCTCGGCCGTCGGTACCGGGACTGATACTCTGACGGTGGAGGGGTCCAATACCCCGGCTAATCGCGACGCCAACTGCGTGGCCTTGCTCATGCCGGCGTCGTCCGGGATATTGATCACCATGGCCCCGGTCGCCGCCTTTCTCGTTCGGACGTACTCCAGTCCGCATTTCTGGAGGGTCTTGTCCCGTCTCGCCTCCGCCAGGATCTCCTCGTACGTCTTCGGAGCCCCGTCCCTCAGCGTGAGCGTTACCGCCGATGACGTTGGGGGGGGTCGGAGTGCTGGCCGCACGACCGCCGATCCCGCCCTGCCCGCCACCGTCGCGTACGTCCGTTTCGCCGGTTGGGCTCCTGTCTTCTTCtctccgtttctttctctcctcctttCCCCTCCACCTAATGCGGCGGGGGTCGTCCTTGGCGGTTGCCCGGCTGGTCCCACCGCCGATCTCGCCCTGCTAGTTTGTGGCGCGATGGGGAGGGGGGCGCCGTGGCCcgcttctttcctcctctgtTCCCTGGCCTTCCGTCTCGCATTCCGCGAGACCATGGTCCTCCATTCCCCGTCCGTCTCCTGTCCCTGTCCCTCTTGCTGTTGAGAGGGTTGGGAGGATTGCGGGGGTTGTTGGGGAGGCTTCGGGCTCGCCGTCCGCGGCATCGTCGTCCGCTCTTTGTCGCCGCTGTTGTTCCCTCCTGTCGCTTGTCTCAGCAGGCCCGTTCCCCTGAGGGCTTCCCTGAGCTCTTCCCTCAGGGTCCCCAACAGGGATGGGCCGAGGCTGCTTATCGACTTCTTTAGCATCTCTATTTCTGCTCCGATGTCGTCCTTGGCCCTCCCGCTGCTCCGGGGAGCCTGCGCCTCCGTCGGGGACGGCGCCGCTGTCTCGGCCGTGCCTTTCAGGAACCTGTCTATCCTTTGTTCCAACTCC
Coding sequences within:
- the LOC132905051 gene encoding uncharacterized protein LOC132905051, whose product is MDMKDNQEIDVYGAGEGYPSTGAGVGGQAGPTASLASDRGRVGVGHRAPIRVNASGEEMEDVAMEETREGGPPARTKANNIEAAKNRGRSGERKAERAGPEDRRRSNSRGGKPTPTPSHAPLAVPSTPLPTAAEHSGNTFQTFKIPKNVRDKVKAQDGHRSRKESTSEGRSEDEESMASVTWRGKKRKITKVTPEVSDRMRNVIQGSSPRDVDAEVRRHQAEVLKVAATSSNLKGTYVKTLKDAVEYTVAAWSHQTTTSRVPDFLEERKKREALEREVESLKRRNEELEQRIDRFLKGTAETAAPSPTEAQAPRSSGRAKDDIGAEIEMLKKSISSLGPSLLGTLREELREALRGTGLLRQATGGNNSGDKERTTMPRTASPKPPQQPPQSSQPSQQQEGQGQETDGEWRTMVSRNARRKAREQRRKEAGHGAPLPIAPQTSRARSAVGPAGQPPRTTPAALGGGERRRERNGEKKTGAQPAKRTYATVAGRAGSAVVRPALRPPPTSSAVTLTLRDGAPKTYEEILAEARRDKTLQKCGLEYVRTRKAATGAMVINIPDDAGMSKATQLASRLAGVLDPSTVRVSVPVPTAEIKLVGVDISLNEEELLEELSRAADCQPRDVRAWSAGTSRSGMGIFYAKCPVAGARKLAQAGRVTLGWTRAKVIALPRRPLQCFRCLEVGHMAAMCVSPVRRTHLCFRCGEEGHRARNCTAASPRCPICEAKGAPSKHRMGSAACKPPEVGPSGRRRARRTAMAKAAEATATTTSKGVTGAAEQASLSSNPPVGGKDSTIGCNLGRAGRAQDLLYQSIRESGTDVAVVAEPYNIPASPQWAGDLSGWVAITWPCTSGVSGRVAERGNGFVAVEWTDLVVVGVYISPNCDIRAFEDLLDEMGECVRRLLPRQVLVLGDFNAHSTTWGNDRTTTRGRELADWAAGLGLVLVNRGSESTYVGRRGASVIDLTWATQRLHPRIRNWRVAVEMETLADHLYVLMDIEPAKRSTSGDNNNNVEGRTSSRPGLPPPRRWKLKERDGDMLRATATVAAWCWDAKRNKNRGNVDGEAQELGEWMRRACDASMPRTSAGSRRDNSSVYWWSREIADLRDDCHRARRLLARARRRGRNRNEEEILERYRAHREARMALQRAIKEAKEASWKRLLESVESDPWGRPYKTVLKKLRPAAPPITENMDRELLARVIDTLFPRPEEEGGEEEEDSPRRREDTEQAPPEERGCTRSGGGGPATDQPGAHITREELEAATKKMAAKDVAPGPDGIPGRVWAETMDIMAPRLLHLYNRCLREGAYPRAWKVARLVLLRKEGRPPESPSAYRPICLLDEVGKLFERVIASRLGAHMESRVPGWHDNQFGFRRGRSTIDAIRRLREGVERVVAREGIAIAVSLDITNAFNSIPWSKIREALRFFEVPGYLRRIIGAYLRERWITYRSTEGEERRAVERGVPQGSVLGPMLWITAYDYVLRTPMPGSTGLICYADDTLVVAGGRWWYETAEVATEATRRAARAIGELGLKVAPAKTEALGFYDGRRRGPPPDGLTIDVDGVGVRVGSQLRYLGLIIDDQWSFEPHFESLAPKVAAAANALCGILPNIGGAGRAVRRLYDGVVRARAMYGAPIWARDLAASRRSQTLLRAVQRTTALRIARGYRTVSHASATVLAASPPYALQALALQKVYGATRVRDGDRDEDPLQVRKEIEEETWERWRLLLEKEARKTSHRAVDAVLPVWDRWKEARGVPLTYRLTQVLTGHGVFGEFLKKIRKE